From Bacteroides uniformis:
AAATACCTTCTGATAAAGCGGTATTGGTTTTTTCATATATTGGTCAAAAAACAGAAGAATATTCGGTTAAAGGCTTGAGTCTTTTGAATGTTGTCATGAAGAGTGATGCTACAATGTTGTCAGAAGTTGTGGTATACACCGGTTATATGACACAGAAGAAAGCTGATTTGACAGGTTCCGTTGCAATGGCAAGTGCGAGTGATTTAAAGAAGAATGCTTCTGCCAATGCCATGAAGTCATTGCAAGGAAAGATGGCCGGTGTGCATATTACTACAAACGGTGGTAATCCTGCTGAAGGAGCTACGGTGCAGATTCGTGGATTGTCTTCTCTTTCGGGAGGAGTTAAGCCTTTAATAGTTTTGGACGGTATGCCTACTGAGAATTTGAATCTTCGTGATATAAATGCTGGTGATATTGAATCTATTCAAGTGTTGAAAGATGCTGCGTCTGCCTCTATTTATGGTGCAAGGGCTTCCGGTGGTGTTATTTTGATCCAGACGAAAAAAGGTCAGGCAGGTAAGACAAGCATTGAGTATAACGGTAGTGTTTCCATAAATACAGTATTGAACAAACCTGCTTTAATGAATGCCGAGCAATATGGTAGAGCGGCATTCCAAGCTCAAGCTTATGATGAAAGAGTATATGGTACTTCTATTTCCTTGCCTTCGGCTTATGATTATACATGGCATCGAGGTGATAATGGAATGGCCGTGCTGGACGGGGTTAAAGTAGCGGAATTCCTTAATGCAGACCAAACTGTAAGAGGGAGTGATACAGATTGGATGGGAGAAGTTTTTCAGACCGCTGTTTCCCATAATCATCAGTTGACTATTTCCAATGGTTCTGAGAAATCCAAAAGTTTGTTTTCATTGGGTTATTTCAACAATGAAGGTACACAGATACATACATTCTTCAGACAATATTCGGTACGTGCCAATACAGAATATAGTTTGATAAAAAATCGTTTGAAAGTTGGCGAAAATCTAGCTGTGTCTTATTTGCAGTATAGAGACCAAAGTGAAACATGGTGGGCAATGATTAATCCTCCCGCTTCTCCTGTATATGATGAAAATGGAGGATGGGCTGGTGCTCCGGGTTTTGATGATTTTACCAATCCCGTTCGATTATTGAAAATGAATAAGGATAACATCAATAATTATGTGAAGATTATCGGCAATATTTTCCTTGATTTGAATATTTGGAAAGGTATTTCGGCAAGAACCCAGTTTGGCCTTGATTATGGCAATGCTTATAATCGTGCTGTTGATGGCGTTTGGTCGGAAACAGGAGGAAGAAACAGTGATGGAGAAAATTATGTGGGCAGTTATCAATCACATCCGTTGAGCTATGTATGGACTAACACTTTGTCATATACATTGAGTACCGGTAAACACAATTTGGATGTTGTATTGGGTACTGAAGCAACCAGATTCGTTCAAGAAGGGTTTTCTGCAAGAAGGGAAGGCATTTATCTGGAAGATAGAGATTTTGCACATATTGGTGTAACTACCGGAGAGAAATATAACTTAGGTAGTTCGGCAGATGAGTATACTTATTTCTCTTTGTTCGGCAAGGCCAATTATGTTTATAACGGAAAGTACTTGTTGTCCGCTACTGTTCGCCGTGACGGTTCTTCTTTATTCGGTGAAAATAACCGCTATGCTACTTTTCCCGCTTTCTCCGCCGGTTGGAGAATCAAGGATGAAGCTTTTATGGAAGATTTTGACTTCTTGTCCGACCTTAAGTTGCGTGCCAGCTGGGGAGCGAACGGAAGTGTGCAAGGCCTTCCGAGAGGGTATACTACCACTCCGTTTACGACAGATTATTTTGGAACATCTTATCCCATTCAGGGTAATGAGAGCGGTCCCTTGTATTCCGGTTATAGCAGGACCTGGCTTGGTAATCCTGACTTGAAGTGGGAAACTACTACGCAGACGGATTTGGCTGTTGACTTCGGATTTTTCGACCAACGTCTTACGGGCTCTTTAGGCTACTATTTCAAGAAAACAAAGGATGTTCTTGTGCAGACTCCTTATATCGCCGTAATGGGAGAGGGGGGAGAACCTTGGATCAATGGTGCAAGTATGAACAATCGAGGTCTTGAATTTGAAGTTAGCTTTAGAAGTGACCCAAGCGCCGAATTCCAATATACTATTTCTGCAAATGTAGGTACTTACAAGACAAAATTGACGGAACTTCCTGAAAACGTGATTAATAAATATCCGGGAGATGGCGTTCGTGATTTCGTGATCGGTAGGTCTCCCAATGTGTTTTATGGTCTTGTGGCTGATGGAATTTTCAAGACACAAGAAGAAGTGGATAACCATGCCGAACAACCCGGAAAAGCTGTTGGCCGAATTCGTTATAAGGATTTGGATGGTGATGGTCGCGTGGATGAATTGACCGACAGGACATATATCGGTACAGCCGATCCGGATTTCTTTGGAGGAATCACTTTCGATTTCAGGTATCGTAATTTTGATTTGAATATGTTCTTCCAAGGTGTATTCGGCAATCAGGTAAGTAATGATTGGAAACGTCAGAGTGATTTCTGGCATATATCAGGTTCCGTTCCTGTCGGAAAAAATCATCCGACCAGATTATTGGATGCCTGGTCGTTCGACAATCCAGATTCGGATATTCCGGCTATGACAAATGTGATGACCAATAATGAACAGAGAATGTCTACTTATTATATAGAAGACGGTTCTTACTTGAAGTTGAGAAATATAGAATTGGGTTATACTTTTCCTGCTAAAGTCACCAATAAGATGATGATGAAGAATCTGAGAGTATACGCTTCTGCAAGAAACGTCTTTACCTTGAAGAAATTCTGGGGAGGTGACCAATTTACAAGTTTTGATCCGGAAATGTCCGGCTATGGATATTTGACCCCGTTTACAATGACTTTCGGGCTTAATGTTACATTTTAATTAGAAAAACACAATGAAAAAGTTTATATCATCATTATTAATCTTAACCGCAGCATTCGGTATGACCGGATGTGAGGACTTCCTACAAGTAAATCCGAAGCAGGTTTTGGATGAGAACCTGCTTGTCAAGCCAAGTGATATGGAAGGTTTTGTAACAGCTGCTTATGCAAGAATGACAGATATTCCGTCTTGGGATTCACCATTCTCACCTTGGTGGTCGGGTTCTCTTCGTTCTGACGACTCTTATAAAGGCGGTGGCGGTGTCTGGGACGGCGGCGACGGATGGGGATATATGGAAACCTTTGTGAATTTGACTCCTAACGGCTGGCCTATTGATTTCCCTTGGTATGTTTCTTATCAGGTTATCCAGAGATGCAATACTGCAATCCAAAAAATGCAGCCCATTTCCGAAGACGATTTTCCAGTGAAGAATAGTCGAATGGGTGAAATGCTGTTTCTTCGCGGATTTACTCATTTCAGACTGAAGGAGTTTTTCAAATATATGCCTTACATGGATGAAACCATAACGGGTACTTCTGCCGATTTTGAAGCTGTACCGAATAGGGACAAGAACTATCCGAATGACCAGTATTTGTGGGAGAGAATCCTCAAGGATTTCAAGGATGCAGAGTCATACCTTCCGGAAGTACAGATAGATAAAGGAAGAATCACTAAGAATGCGGCAACGGCAATGGTTGCAAGGACATTGATGTTTATGGCTTATGAGCAAGATGAGAGACATCAGGTGATTAATGTAAACAAAGAACGGCTGAATGAAGCTTTGATTTATCTGAACAAGTTGACGGAACAAGAAGGTAAAGCTTTGGACTTATGTAGCAATTTTGGTGAGAATTTCATGATTGAGTCTGATAACAATACGAAAGAATCCATTTGGGAGATTCAGTATTCTATCAATGATAATAGTTCTACTGGGGGTAAAATCAATAGAAGTGAAGGACTGAATCATCCGTGGAATTGGGGAGGTTTTCAGTGTTGTGGTTTCCATCATGCAAGCTATACAATGGGTAATGCTTTCAAGACTGGTGAAAATGGATTACCGTTGTTTGATACCTATAATGATGATTGCTATGGTGATTACATAAAGAAAGCCGATGGTTCGGATGATATTACACTTGTAGATGCCGGTAATAAGGCTTTCTTCGACCGCTACACTTTCGACCCTCGTTTCAGTCATACGATATGTGCACCCGGACAGCCTTGGAAGTATGACCCTTATTTGATTTTTGAGGCTCGTGGTATTCGTAATGGTGTTGAGTATGGTTATTTGAAATCTGTGAAGGAATTACCGCATCCTAATTGTGACTGTTTGCTGTACGATGGTTGGCAGTTTAACTCTATGAACAAGAGATTAATCAGATATGATGAAGTGATACTATGGAAAGCAGAAGTCCTAATTCAATTGGACAGACAAGATGAAGCTTTGCCTTTGATTAATAAAATTCGTCAGCGTGCCGCCAATAGTCTTGAGAATCTGAAAACTGCGGATGGAAGCTATATTCTGAACTACAAATGTGAGTTGTATAAACCTGGTGTGAATTGTACATGGACCAAAGAATTTGCATGGAAGGCCATGGAATGGGAAAACCGTCTTGAACTAGCTTGTGAAGGACGCCGTTTCTTCGACTTGCAGCGTTGGGGAACTCTGGAGAAAACGATGAATGCTTATTTTGCAGTGGAAAGAAATAGATTTGACTGGATGAATATAGCACGCTTTACTGCTGGTAGAGATGAATTCTTCCCCATATCACAGGCTCAGATGAAGTGGGCAAAAGGTAATTATACACAAAATCCGGGATATTAATATTAAACTTTTAGAATTATGATTATGAAAAATATAGTAAGAATATGCATGGTAATATTTACTTGTTTATTGTTTACTGGTTGTTACGACAGAGATGTTGTAGGCAGTAAAGGAACACATTATATTTTGCCTAAAGTGGAAAACCTTGATTATTCAGTACAAGGGAATACAGTGAAGTTGACATGGCAAATTCCAGATAATATACCTGATGAGTTTTTGAGGCCTCTTGAAGTAAGTATTCAGAAAGTGGAGAATGACATCTATAGAGATGTGATAACCATTGGTAATGAAGGGACATTTGCCGAAGGCATTGCAATCGATGCGAATAAAAGGTACAGATTCGTTGTAAAATTGGTAGGAAACTTGACAGACGAAGTTGTAGAAACCGGAATATCCAGCAGAATATACTCCGAAGGTCAGGTAATTGACATTCAATAATTAAAGTTTGCTGTATCATAGATGCAGTCCGGTATTTCTATGCTTCCCGTGTACTGCATCTATAGATACAGTAAACTGACTTAAAACAGACGTTATGAAAAATATTCTATTTATGGTTCTTTCTTTCTCTATATTCTTGTTGTTTTCTTGTTCGGATAAAGAGGAAAATGAGCCTTTTATACCAGTTGATGAGATTATCTCTGCGAAAACTTTTCTGATTCCAAATAAAGACACGAAGGTTGTTTCAACGATTCTGAATTTTAAGAATATAGATGCCATAGATTATCTGATGGTTCGAAAAAGTGGAGGAAATAGTTATTCAGTCAAAATAGATAGAAATGAGTTAACTGCAGATTATGTATTTAATTATGTGGTTCAGAAGACGGATCCCCAGAATTTTAGATTGATATTGGTAGCAGTTTATAAAGATGGAAACAAATCGAATGACCTTTCTTTGAATGTGGATAACCGTTGGGGATTCTTTATCCGAAGCGTCAGTCGTACTGCTCGTGTAACTGGTAGTTCTATGGACGGAGAAAACTTCCCAAACCCTAATAATACTGCGACAAAATGGAATGTAGGAGGAACAGATCTTGGCATTATTTGGGAGATGCAGCCCGGAAAATATGGAATTTTCTTTGGTGATACTTTTGGGTATGACTTTAAGCCTAATCTGGCTAATCCTGGACCTAACGGAGGGAGTTGGCGTAGTAATGTGCTGGCTTTCTCGGAGGATAATGATTTAGAAGATGGATTGTCATTCAGCAATATGGCTACTGATGATAAAGGGTATGCCCGCGAGATAGTATATGGGGGAAAAGATTCGTCAGGTAATGGTGATTGGACTTCTATCCCAACAGCTGCTATTCGTGCTAATGGAATAGATTATGTGCATTATTTTAATATGAGAAATTGGACGGGATGGATTACAAATTATTCGGGAATATATAAGTCGGCTGATAATGGTTTGACATGGGCTAAATGTAAAGATATAACCTTCTCATCTTATAGTTTTTTTGGTCAGGTAGGGTACTTTAAGAAAGATGGATATGTTTATATGATAGGTACTCAAACGGGGAGGGATAGCAATGCTAAATTAGCACGATTTCATGAAACAGATATTGAGAATAAGACAGCTTATGAATATTGGAATGCTTCTACTAATCAATGGATAAAAGGCAATGAAAATGAGGCAACAGTATTAATAGAAGATAAGGTTGGTGAACTTTCTTTTATATATAACGAGACACATAAGAAATGGATAATTGCTTATTTCAATGCAGATAGATATAATATAACTATGCGTACGGCAGAAGACATAACTGGCCCATGGAGTGAACCCTATGAGCTTGCTAATGGTAGAGAGTATGCCCAATTGTATGGTTCTTACATTCATCCGTTGTCGGTAACTGGTGATAATTTATATTTTACGATGTCAATGTGGATGCCTTATAATGTTTTTTTAATGAAGGCTGAATTGGCTGATATGGGAGAGTTTTAATTATATTGATAAATATAATATCATGAACACACGCACATTAATTATAACTTTTGTTTGGATGATAATGTCCAACATAGGCATCTTTGCTCAAGAGCATTGGGATGCACAAGAGAGAATTGAGTTGAATAAGGGTGTTTTTCCGAAGAATTTTAGTAAAGCTATTGATATTATACAGTATGATTTATTAGGAATTGAGAGAGGAAAAAGCCATGTGAAAGTGATAGATAACAACACTTTGTACATAAACCTTTCTTTTTCGCTTAAAAACTCTGTTCAACAAGGTGATTGGCGTATAGCGGTAAAGCCGGATTTTTTACCTTCATTCCATTGGGCGCCACATCTTACTCCTACTGATAGAAATGTCATCGATCAACATGTATTCCGTTCTCCTGCCCTTATCGTAGCAGACGATCATCAAACTCTTATTCTTATCCCCGATTTGGATATTATGCAGAAGGGGACTCCTGTACGATGGTATATGGATATGGACGCATCCTCTAATACACTTATTCTCGGAATGTGTAATAACCAT
This genomic window contains:
- a CDS encoding SusC/RagA family TonB-linked outer membrane protein — encoded protein: MKYFKRNGFVALVSMLSLAAYAEDILPLSVAGSETKEFIQASGYGIDTSNMIQQERIIQGTVLEEGTNEPLIGVNVVVKGTTIGTTTDIDGKYSIKIPSDKAVLVFSYIGQKTEEYSVKGLSLLNVVMKSDATMLSEVVVYTGYMTQKKADLTGSVAMASASDLKKNASANAMKSLQGKMAGVHITTNGGNPAEGATVQIRGLSSLSGGVKPLIVLDGMPTENLNLRDINAGDIESIQVLKDAASASIYGARASGGVILIQTKKGQAGKTSIEYNGSVSINTVLNKPALMNAEQYGRAAFQAQAYDERVYGTSISLPSAYDYTWHRGDNGMAVLDGVKVAEFLNADQTVRGSDTDWMGEVFQTAVSHNHQLTISNGSEKSKSLFSLGYFNNEGTQIHTFFRQYSVRANTEYSLIKNRLKVGENLAVSYLQYRDQSETWWAMINPPASPVYDENGGWAGAPGFDDFTNPVRLLKMNKDNINNYVKIIGNIFLDLNIWKGISARTQFGLDYGNAYNRAVDGVWSETGGRNSDGENYVGSYQSHPLSYVWTNTLSYTLSTGKHNLDVVLGTEATRFVQEGFSARREGIYLEDRDFAHIGVTTGEKYNLGSSADEYTYFSLFGKANYVYNGKYLLSATVRRDGSSLFGENNRYATFPAFSAGWRIKDEAFMEDFDFLSDLKLRASWGANGSVQGLPRGYTTTPFTTDYFGTSYPIQGNESGPLYSGYSRTWLGNPDLKWETTTQTDLAVDFGFFDQRLTGSLGYYFKKTKDVLVQTPYIAVMGEGGEPWINGASMNNRGLEFEVSFRSDPSAEFQYTISANVGTYKTKLTELPENVINKYPGDGVRDFVIGRSPNVFYGLVADGIFKTQEEVDNHAEQPGKAVGRIRYKDLDGDGRVDELTDRTYIGTADPDFFGGITFDFRYRNFDLNMFFQGVFGNQVSNDWKRQSDFWHISGSVPVGKNHPTRLLDAWSFDNPDSDIPAMTNVMTNNEQRMSTYYIEDGSYLKLRNIELGYTFPAKVTNKMMMKNLRVYASARNVFTLKKFWGGDQFTSFDPEMSGYGYLTPFTMTFGLNVTF
- a CDS encoding RagB/SusD family nutrient uptake outer membrane protein: MKKFISSLLILTAAFGMTGCEDFLQVNPKQVLDENLLVKPSDMEGFVTAAYARMTDIPSWDSPFSPWWSGSLRSDDSYKGGGGVWDGGDGWGYMETFVNLTPNGWPIDFPWYVSYQVIQRCNTAIQKMQPISEDDFPVKNSRMGEMLFLRGFTHFRLKEFFKYMPYMDETITGTSADFEAVPNRDKNYPNDQYLWERILKDFKDAESYLPEVQIDKGRITKNAATAMVARTLMFMAYEQDERHQVINVNKERLNEALIYLNKLTEQEGKALDLCSNFGENFMIESDNNTKESIWEIQYSINDNSSTGGKINRSEGLNHPWNWGGFQCCGFHHASYTMGNAFKTGENGLPLFDTYNDDCYGDYIKKADGSDDITLVDAGNKAFFDRYTFDPRFSHTICAPGQPWKYDPYLIFEARGIRNGVEYGYLKSVKELPHPNCDCLLYDGWQFNSMNKRLIRYDEVILWKAEVLIQLDRQDEALPLINKIRQRAANSLENLKTADGSYILNYKCELYKPGVNCTWTKEFAWKAMEWENRLELACEGRRFFDLQRWGTLEKTMNAYFAVERNRFDWMNIARFTAGRDEFFPISQAQMKWAKGNYTQNPGY
- a CDS encoding DUF4945 domain-containing protein, which gives rise to MKNIVRICMVIFTCLLFTGCYDRDVVGSKGTHYILPKVENLDYSVQGNTVKLTWQIPDNIPDEFLRPLEVSIQKVENDIYRDVITIGNEGTFAEGIAIDANKRYRFVVKLVGNLTDEVVETGISSRIYSEGQVIDIQ
- a CDS encoding DUF4185 domain-containing protein; the encoded protein is MKNILFMVLSFSIFLLFSCSDKEENEPFIPVDEIISAKTFLIPNKDTKVVSTILNFKNIDAIDYLMVRKSGGNSYSVKIDRNELTADYVFNYVVQKTDPQNFRLILVAVYKDGNKSNDLSLNVDNRWGFFIRSVSRTARVTGSSMDGENFPNPNNTATKWNVGGTDLGIIWEMQPGKYGIFFGDTFGYDFKPNLANPGPNGGSWRSNVLAFSEDNDLEDGLSFSNMATDDKGYAREIVYGGKDSSGNGDWTSIPTAAIRANGIDYVHYFNMRNWTGWITNYSGIYKSADNGLTWAKCKDITFSSYSFFGQVGYFKKDGYVYMIGTQTGRDSNAKLARFHETDIENKTAYEYWNASTNQWIKGNENEATVLIEDKVGELSFIYNETHKKWIIAYFNADRYNITMRTAEDITGPWSEPYELANGREYAQLYGSYIHPLSVTGDNLYFTMSMWMPYNVFLMKAELADMGEF